One part of the Lycium ferocissimum isolate CSIRO_LF1 chromosome 8, AGI_CSIRO_Lferr_CH_V1, whole genome shotgun sequence genome encodes these proteins:
- the LOC132066418 gene encoding NAC domain-containing protein 78-like, whose translation MENLKDGFRFRPTDAQALIFLLRFIAGEVMNDSGFITTNVDVYGKQEPWDIYSHGVPCDNDEGDNNDCTHNRFFITKLKKKNKSKYNRNVGNKGSWKQQDKGKPVKYSSVTIGCKKSMSYVNKNYNRKNGHWLMNEYELSSAILEKFNEDCRDYVLCAIKKSLHYFFSFRDYFHSHILE comes from the coding sequence ATGGAGAATCTTAAAGATGGTTTCCGTTTTCGTCCGACAGATGCACAAGCGCTTATTTTCTTGTTGAGATTCATTGCTGGAGAAGTGATGAATGATTCTGGATTTATCACCACTAACGTTGATGTGTATGGCAAACAAGAACCGTGGGATATTTACAGTCATGGAGTACCCTGCGATAATGATGAAGGGGACAACAACGATTGCACTCATAATCGCTTCTTCATCACAAAGCTCAAGAAGAAAAACAAGTCCAAGTATAATCGCAATGTTGGAAACAAAGGCAGTTGGAAACAACAAGACAAGGGCAAACCAGTTAAATACTCATCGGTAACTATTGGATGCAAGAAGAGCATGTCTTACGTGAATAAGAATTATAATCGGAAAAATGGGCATTGGCTTATGAATGAGTACGAACTCTCTAGTGCTATTCTTGAGAAATTCAATGAGGATTGCAGAGATTATGTGCTCTGTGCCATCAAGAAGAGTCTGCATTACTTCTTCTCCTTCCGAGACTACTTCCACAGTCACATTCTTGAATAA